ACTCCCCGATCGTGGTTGCCCGCAGGGTGCACCTGATCGCCGACCTCCGATCCGGTGAGCCGGAGATCGTCAAGGCAGCCAGAGACAAGGTCGTACGTCAACTCGAGTCGCTCGCCGATGACTCCGGCCTCACGATCAACGTCGGCGACTTCGACATCCGCCCGATCCGGTACTTCCGTGAGGACGGGATCGAGCTCGCCCGCCGAGTGACCCACGAGCTCGGCTACTCCTCATGCCGGCTGCCGACGATGGCCGGTCACGACTCGGTCGCCATGAACACAATCGTGCCCGCGGTGATGCTGTTCATCCCGAGCGTCGACGGTGTGTCGCATTGTGAGCGCGAGTTCTCGACCGACGAAGCGATGGTCAAGGGAGTCGAGGTCCTGACAGAGCTCACGTACGCGCTTGTCCAAGGTGCGCTCGCCGACGGTGCTGAGCAATGAACGATCTGCACCTTCTCGACGCGACGACTGCGCTTCGGCTGTTCCAGGCCAAGGAGCTGTCGCCCGTGGAACTGATGCAGGCGGTGATCGACCGACACGTCGGAGTGGGCGAGTCGGTCAATGCATTCACCGAGACCTTCTTCGACGAGGCGCTCGACGCTGCGCGGGACGCCGAGGCGCGTTACCAGCAAGGCGTGGAGCGGCCGGGTCTGCTCGGTCTTCCCGTGGCGACCAAGGAGAAGCACATGCTCGCTGGGCGGCGTCTCTCGCAAGGGTTGACGTTCCGCCGCGACGAGATCAGCGAGCTCACTCACCCCGTCGTCGCGCGGATCGTACGCGTCGGAGGCATCGTGCACGCGCGTACGACCTCACCGGAGTACAGCTGCGCGACCGTCACGCACAGCCCGTTGTGGGGAGTCACCCGAAACCCCTGGAACCTCGACTACTCGCCGGGTGGTTCATCGGGTGGCTCCGGTGCCGCGCTCGCCGCCGGACTCACGCCGCTCGCGACTGCGTCGGATATCGCCGGCTCGACACGCATCCCGGCGTCGTTCACCGGCACGGTCGGTTACAAGGCCCCATACGGTCGCATTCCGGGAGTGCCCCCGATGTCGGCCGATCCGTACCGTGGCGACGGCCCGATGGCGCGCACCGTTGCCGACACTGCGCTGCTCGCGAACGTCATGCTCGGGCGTGATCCTGACGACCACACGTCGCTGTGGCCCGATGCGAGGATCCGCGTACATGACGACGTCGCAGGCATGCGCATTGCGCTGTGCATTCGACTCGGCGACTACCCGGTAACCGCCGAGGTGGAGCAGAACACGTACGCGATTGCCCGGGCACTCTCCGATTGCGGGGCGACCGTCGAGGAGGTCGAGCTGCCGTGGAGCACTCGCGAGATCGCCGAAACGGCGTTCACGCACTTCGGTCACCTCCTCGCTCCCGCGATGGAAGACGATGTTGCCGGCCATGAGGATGAGCTCGCCGCGTACACGCGAAGATTCATCGCCGATGCGCGCGAGACCGCCGGACGACACAGGTACATCGACGCCCTTCGCGTCGAGACCCGGATGCAGTCCGAACTCGCCTCGGCGATGGCGGGGTTCGATGCGCTCATCTGCCCGACCTCCTGTACGCCCGCGCTCAGCGCCGAAGGCGACTATCTCGACGGGATCGACGTCGACGGTGTGCATCTCGAGCACTACTGGGAGTCGCATCTGACCTCCCCGTTCAACATCGCCAACCGTTGCCCGGTCCTCGCGGTTCCGAGCGGCATCGCATCGACGGGCATACCGACCGGCGTACAGATCGTCGGCCATCCGTACGACGACGAGACGGTGTTTCGGGTGGGCGCCGCCGTCGAGCTGCAACGACCGTGGGGGAACCGCCATCCAGCCATCGAAACCATGAGGTGAGTCGATGAGTCAGCGATCGTTTCGAACGTTGTTCGTGGTGATCTGTGTGATCACCTTCGTGCCGGTGATGTTTCCGGTGTTCGAGCTAGCGAACAGCGCGACACCCATTGTCGCCGGACTTCCGTTCGGCTTCTTCTGGGTCGTGCTGTGGGTCCTGATCGTCGCGGTCTGCGTGGCGTTCCTGTACCGCATCGACCCGGACAACCAGGGTGAGGAGGACAATCATCATGGCTGACTGGCAGTTCGCAATGGCGATCATGATCGCCTACCTCGCGATCGCTCTCGTGATCGGTGTCCTGGCGGGCAAGGGTCGCGGCGGCTCGCTCTCGGAGTTCGTCGTCGCCGATCGATCGCTCGGCTTCGTCGTGACGGCGTTCCTGATGGGTGGCGCGGTCTTCAGCGCTTTCTCGTTCCTGGGCGCCCCCGGCTGGGCGTACGCGCAGGGCGCTCCGGCGTACTACATCATCGTGTACACGGCATTCGGCATCCTGCCGTGGTACATCATCGGCCCGAAGATCGGCCGAATCGGCAAGAAGCTCAACCTGTACACGATGTCAGGCTTCTTCTACGCTCGGTATCCCAACAAGACCGTACCGGTACTCGTTGCAGTCATCGCGCTGCTCGGGTTCATCCAGTACCTCGCCACCCAGATGAAGGGCATGGCGTACGTCTTCAACGTCATGACCGACGACACTGTGCCGTTCAAGCTCGGCGCGCTGATCGCGTACGGGATCGTGGTCATCTACGTGGCGACGGGCGGACTGCGCGCCGCCGCCTGGTCAGACGTGTTCCAGGGTGCCCTGATGGTCATCGTGGCTTGGGTCGTGGGCATCGCTGTCGTGCGCGAGCTGCACGACAGCAGTACGTCGATGTTCGATGCGATCGCCGCCGACAACCCGGGATTCCTCGAGATCGGTCACGCGGGATCGACGATGTCGCCTACCGGTTACACGACGACGATCCTGGTGTCCTTGATCGGTCTGCTGATGTGGCCGCATCTGTTCTCCAAGTCGTACTCGTCAAGGCCGCGTACCATCAAGCAGACCGTGATCGTCTACCCGATCTTCGCGTTGTTTCTGGTGCCGCTGTTGTTGGCCGGCTTCGCGGCGGTCGGCATCGTCGAGCCAGATACGGTACTGCCCGATGAGATCCTGCCGTACCTGATCACGACCGTGCTCGACATGCCGGGCTGGCTGTACGGGCTGGTCGGAGCCGGCGCCCTTGCGGCCGCGATGTCCTCGGCAGATGCGATCACGCACAGCGCAGCGCTCGAGGTGACGGATGGCCTGATCCGCAAGGTGAAAGAGGACATCTCCGAACGCACTACCCTGCTGATCATGCGCTCCGCGGTCGTGATCATCGGCGCGGCGGCGTACCTGATCGCGATCTACGGCGGGCAGGGGCTCATCGACCTGCTGCTCGGCGCATACGGTTCGATCGTTCAGTTCGCCCCGGGTGTCTACTGTGCGCTGTACTGGCGACGGGCGACCGCGGCCGGAGTGACCGCGGGTCTGCTCGTCGGTGCGGCGCTGAACTACTTCTTCCAGTATGGCCCGGACACCACCCCGTACGACATCCATCCCGGCATCATCGGGCTCATCGCGAACGTCGTCGTGATGGTCGCTGTCTCGTACGCCACGCCGGCGCACGAACGCGAGAAGGTCG
The sequence above is drawn from the Nocardioidaceae bacterium SCSIO 66511 genome and encodes:
- a CDS encoding amidase, which encodes MNDLHLLDATTALRLFQAKELSPVELMQAVIDRHVGVGESVNAFTETFFDEALDAARDAEARYQQGVERPGLLGLPVATKEKHMLAGRRLSQGLTFRRDEISELTHPVVARIVRVGGIVHARTTSPEYSCATVTHSPLWGVTRNPWNLDYSPGGSSGGSGAALAAGLTPLATASDIAGSTRIPASFTGTVGYKAPYGRIPGVPPMSADPYRGDGPMARTVADTALLANVMLGRDPDDHTSLWPDARIRVHDDVAGMRIALCIRLGDYPVTAEVEQNTYAIARALSDCGATVEEVELPWSTREIAETAFTHFGHLLAPAMEDDVAGHEDELAAYTRRFIADARETAGRHRYIDALRVETRMQSELASAMAGFDALICPTSCTPALSAEGDYLDGIDVDGVHLEHYWESHLTSPFNIANRCPVLAVPSGIASTGIPTGVQIVGHPYDDETVFRVGAAVELQRPWGNRHPAIETMR
- a CDS encoding DUF3311 domain-containing protein; the encoded protein is MSQRSFRTLFVVICVITFVPVMFPVFELANSATPIVAGLPFGFFWVVLWVLIVAVCVAFLYRIDPDNQGEEDNHHG
- a CDS encoding sodium:solute symporter family protein gives rise to the protein MADWQFAMAIMIAYLAIALVIGVLAGKGRGGSLSEFVVADRSLGFVVTAFLMGGAVFSAFSFLGAPGWAYAQGAPAYYIIVYTAFGILPWYIIGPKIGRIGKKLNLYTMSGFFYARYPNKTVPVLVAVIALLGFIQYLATQMKGMAYVFNVMTDDTVPFKLGALIAYGIVVIYVATGGLRAAAWSDVFQGALMVIVAWVVGIAVVRELHDSSTSMFDAIAADNPGFLEIGHAGSTMSPTGYTTTILVSLIGLLMWPHLFSKSYSSRPRTIKQTVIVYPIFALFLVPLLLAGFAAVGIVEPDTVLPDEILPYLITTVLDMPGWLYGLVGAGALAAAMSSADAITHSAALEVTDGLIRKVKEDISERTTLLIMRSAVVIIGAAAYLIAIYGGQGLIDLLLGAYGSIVQFAPGVYCALYWRRATAAGVTAGLLVGAALNYFFQYGPDTTPYDIHPGIIGLIANVVVMVAVSYATPAHEREKVDEYVAAR